In one Bacillus thuringiensis genomic region, the following are encoded:
- the speG gene encoding spermidine N1-acetyltransferase, which yields MNQELKLRPLEREDLKFVHELNNNAHIMSYWFEEPYEAFVELQDLYDKHIHDQSERRFIVEKDNEMVGLVELVEIDYIHRRTEFQIIIDPNYQGYGYAVDATRLAMDYAFSVLNMHKIYLVVDKENEKAVHVYKKVGFMVEGELIDEFFVDGNYHNAIRMCMFQKQYFENK from the coding sequence ATGAATCAGGAATTGAAGTTACGTCCATTAGAACGAGAAGATTTAAAGTTTGTACACGAACTGAATAATAATGCGCACATTATGTCGTATTGGTTTGAAGAGCCATATGAGGCATTTGTGGAGCTGCAAGACTTATACGATAAACATATACATGATCAAAGCGAACGCCGATTTATCGTTGAGAAAGACAATGAAATGGTTGGATTAGTTGAGTTAGTAGAAATTGATTATATTCATCGTAGAACAGAATTCCAAATTATTATTGATCCGAATTATCAAGGATATGGTTATGCAGTGGATGCGACGCGTTTAGCAATGGATTACGCTTTTTCTGTACTAAATATGCATAAGATATATTTAGTTGTGGATAAGGAAAATGAAAAGGCAGTACATGTTTATAAAAAAGTTGGGTTTATGGTAGAAGGTGAGCTTATCGATGAGTTTTTCGTTGATGGTAACTATCATAATGCGATAAGAATGTGTATGTTTCAGAAGCAATATTTTGAAAACAAGTAG
- the psiE gene encoding phosphate-starvation-inducible protein PsiE — MKSFNIDHVIASILQWILNIALIILSIVLSIFLVNETITFVQYIFSSKEYTSYKLVESIIVYFLYFEFIALIIKYFKSNYHFPLRYFIYIGITALIRLIIVSHEEPMETLLYAGAILVLVIALYISNMRDLRKE, encoded by the coding sequence ATGAAGTCGTTTAATATCGATCATGTTATAGCTAGTATTTTGCAATGGATATTAAATATAGCTTTAATTATATTATCCATTGTGTTATCGATTTTCTTAGTGAATGAGACGATCACGTTTGTGCAGTATATTTTTTCGTCAAAAGAGTATACGTCTTATAAATTGGTTGAAAGTATCATCGTCTATTTCTTATACTTCGAGTTCATTGCATTAATTATTAAGTATTTTAAATCGAATTATCATTTCCCGTTACGTTATTTTATTTATATCGGAATTACGGCTTTAATTCGGTTGATTATTGTGTCTCATGAGGAACCGATGGAGACGTTATTATACGCGGGAGCAATTCTTGTTTTAGTTATTGCTTTATACATATCGAATATGAGAGATTTGAGAAAAGAGTAG
- a CDS encoding nuclease-related domain-containing protein, producing the protein MKERKIPIYIRQLEALLRRLPVHHPKRNIIGENLAKHMAGYKGEQAIDYPLSFISEKEYSVLHDVRLSNHDQYFQIDTIIISTKFLLFLEIKNIAGTLIFDTKFNQLIRITEGNSEGFPDPVLQIKRQEIQLKKWLSLHGFSSSLPIESLVVISSPRTIIKSSDDNLLHTIIHSANLPHKIKWFESKYKKKVIDNVDRLIHQIIAEHSPLQQNILEQYKIEKEELLNGVQCEKCLVIPMVKVKKGWRCTSCKDFSKVAHEGAIRDYALLISTTCTNGNLKEFLHVSSGMVVNRILHTLNLAYTGNNKGRIYDLTSFQS; encoded by the coding sequence GTGAAAGAAAGAAAAATACCGATTTATATAAGACAGTTAGAAGCGCTTCTTAGAAGGTTACCTGTACATCATCCGAAACGAAATATAATTGGAGAAAACTTGGCAAAACACATGGCGGGGTATAAAGGGGAGCAAGCGATTGATTATCCACTTAGTTTTATTTCTGAGAAAGAGTACAGTGTTTTACATGATGTTCGCTTATCTAATCATGATCAATACTTTCAAATTGATACTATTATCATTTCCACAAAGTTTCTTCTGTTTCTTGAGATAAAAAATATAGCAGGTACATTAATATTTGATACAAAGTTTAATCAACTTATCCGAATAACAGAAGGAAATTCAGAGGGATTTCCAGACCCTGTTTTACAAATAAAAAGGCAGGAAATACAACTTAAAAAATGGTTAAGCTTACATGGATTTTCTTCTAGTCTTCCAATCGAGTCCCTCGTTGTTATTAGCTCGCCTCGTACCATTATAAAATCTTCAGATGACAATCTTCTTCATACAATTATTCATAGTGCAAATCTACCTCATAAAATAAAGTGGTTTGAAAGTAAATATAAGAAAAAAGTTATAGATAATGTAGATAGGCTCATTCATCAAATAATAGCGGAGCATTCTCCACTTCAACAAAATATACTTGAGCAATATAAAATAGAAAAAGAGGAGTTGCTAAATGGAGTACAATGTGAGAAATGCTTAGTTATTCCAATGGTTAAAGTTAAGAAGGGTTGGCGTTGTACAAGTTGTAAAGATTTTTCAAAAGTGGCACATGAGGGTGCTATACGAGATTATGCATTGCTCATTAGTACGACATGTACGAACGGTAATTTGAAAGAGTTTCTCCATGTTTCGTCAGGTATGGTTGTAAACAGAATTCTCCACACACTAAATCTGGCCTATACTGGCAACAACAAAGGACGAATATATGATTTAACTTCTTTCCAATCGTAA
- a CDS encoding cysteine hydrolase family protein, which translates to MNEALLLVDIQNDYFEGGNMELHQPEKAAQKAKEVLKAFREKHKTVIHVQHIANNEGATFFLSDTIGVQIYDDVQPIANERVIQKHHPNSFLRTNLLETLQTEKIDRLVICGMMTHVCIDATVRAASDFGFQCIVIEDACTTKDLEFQGNLIPAVHAHQSFMSALEFGDIYATVMSANCFINKSK; encoded by the coding sequence ATGAACGAAGCGTTACTATTAGTCGACATACAAAATGATTACTTTGAAGGTGGCAATATGGAATTACATCAACCTGAAAAAGCCGCACAAAAAGCGAAAGAAGTTTTGAAAGCATTTCGTGAAAAACATAAAACAGTTATTCACGTACAACATATTGCGAACAATGAAGGAGCTACTTTCTTCTTATCCGATACAATAGGTGTTCAAATTTATGATGATGTACAACCAATTGCTAACGAAAGAGTCATTCAAAAACATCACCCTAACAGTTTTTTAAGAACAAATTTATTAGAAACATTACAGACAGAGAAAATAGACCGACTAGTCATTTGCGGTATGATGACTCATGTATGTATTGATGCAACAGTACGCGCTGCCAGTGACTTCGGATTTCAATGTATTGTAATTGAAGATGCTTGTACAACAAAAGATTTAGAATTTCAAGGAAATCTAATCCCCGCAGTACACGCTCATCAATCGTTCATGAGTGCATTAGAGTTTGGTGATATTTATGCAACAGTCATGTCAGCAAACTGTTTTATAAACAAGAGCAAATAA
- a CDS encoding Lrp/AsnC family transcriptional regulator, with protein MFDSTDFKIIQLLQENARMNWKEIGEIVHLTGQAVGKRIHKLEEAGVIQKYTININRAKLEGSIMTFVTLFLHAPHYHNQIQNFFEKTDVITEMYRISGDGCYVMTLHTSSHQQLEEALADVLHYGDYRINTVIKTMEKRKNKIFILSFF; from the coding sequence ATGTTTGATTCAACAGATTTTAAGATTATACAATTACTACAAGAAAACGCTAGAATGAACTGGAAGGAAATTGGGGAGATAGTACATTTGACTGGTCAGGCTGTCGGGAAACGAATTCATAAATTAGAAGAGGCAGGTGTCATTCAAAAATATACGATAAATATCAACAGGGCTAAGCTAGAAGGATCTATTATGACCTTTGTTACACTATTTTTGCATGCACCGCACTATCATAATCAAATTCAAAACTTTTTTGAAAAAACGGACGTAATTACTGAAATGTATCGTATAAGCGGCGATGGGTGCTATGTCATGACTCTTCACACATCTTCGCATCAGCAATTAGAAGAGGCTCTTGCAGATGTTTTACATTATGGTGATTATCGTATAAATACGGTCATTAAGACAATGGAAAAAAGAAAGAATAAGATATTTATCCTTTCTTTTTTTTGA
- a CDS encoding DUF4822 domain-containing protein, which produces MNKKTKALSSILLGFTLALTGCAGTKAEENHGKQKQEQVAKETKQENKLTKGQKMANILSETNWQGTRVYDKDKNDLTKENANFIGLAKYDAKSGRYEFFDAKTGASRGDKGTFFVTNDGKKRILISESMKYQAVVDMTKLNKNVFTYKRMGKDANGKDVEVFVEHVPYKEKELSFTDPDKQLNTTTGDIVKNVDGDKILGGTLWHGTKVLDEAGNDVTQFNSNFISLAKFDEKSNKYEFFNSETGQSRGDYGYFDVVHENKIRAHVSIGNNKYGAALELTELNKNKFTYKRTGKDHAGKDITIFVEHEPYKGDMKPQFSF; this is translated from the coding sequence ATGAACAAAAAAACAAAAGCACTATCATCCATACTGCTCGGATTCACATTAGCATTAACAGGGTGTGCTGGTACTAAAGCTGAAGAAAATCATGGGAAACAAAAACAAGAACAAGTTGCTAAAGAAACAAAACAGGAAAACAAATTAACTAAAGGGCAAAAAATGGCTAATATTCTTAGCGAGACAAATTGGCAAGGTACACGAGTGTATGACAAAGATAAGAATGACTTAACAAAAGAGAATGCAAACTTCATTGGTCTAGCAAAATATGATGCGAAGTCAGGCAGATATGAATTTTTCGATGCTAAAACAGGTGCAAGTCGTGGCGATAAAGGAACATTCTTTGTCACAAATGATGGGAAGAAGAGAATATTAATTTCAGAATCAATGAAGTATCAAGCCGTTGTTGACATGACAAAATTAAATAAAAATGTATTTACTTATAAACGGATGGGGAAAGACGCTAACGGTAAAGATGTAGAAGTTTTCGTTGAACATGTTCCATATAAAGAAAAAGAACTTTCTTTCACTGATCCGGACAAACAGCTGAACACAACTACAGGAGATATTGTTAAAAACGTTGATGGAGATAAAATTTTAGGCGGTACCCTTTGGCACGGAACAAAGGTATTAGATGAAGCTGGTAACGATGTAACACAGTTTAATTCGAATTTTATAAGTCTAGCAAAATTTGATGAAAAATCTAATAAATATGAGTTCTTCAATAGCGAAACAGGTCAAAGCCGCGGTGATTATGGCTACTTCGATGTTGTACACGAAAATAAAATAAGAGCCCATGTTTCAATTGGAAATAATAAATACGGTGCTGCTCTTGAGCTTACTGAACTAAATAAGAATAAATTTACGTATAAAAGAACTGGTAAAGACCATGCTGGTAAGGATATAACTATATTCGTTGAACATGAACCTTATAAAGGTGATATGAAACCACAATTTAGCTTTTAA